Proteins found in one Miscanthus floridulus cultivar M001 chromosome 4, ASM1932011v1, whole genome shotgun sequence genomic segment:
- the LOC136548496 gene encoding protoheme IX farnesyltransferase, mitochondrial-like produces the protein MMVAASANTLNQVFEIKNDAQIKRTMRRPLPSGRISPAHAAMWATSVGVAGTALLAWKANGLAAGLAASNLVLYAFVYTPFKQIHPVNTWVGAVVGAIPPLLGVNSSERTSLGSVGWASLVERPPPSFEPCSALSHGDLFLVFFAASSADAPQCYPHIYKVEDLKQVGNKKMHTI, from the exons ATGATGGTTGCAGCATCTGCAAATACCCTCAACCAG GTGTTCGAGATAAAAAATGATGCTCAAATAAAAAGGACAATGCGACGTCCCCTGCCATCTGGTCGCATTAGTCCTGCACATGCTGCCATGTGGGCTACAAGTGTTGGAGTTGCAGGAACAGCTTTGCTGGCCTGGAAG GCTAATGGCTTGGCAGCTGGGCTTGCAGCTTCTAATCTTGTTCTGTACGCATTTGTGTATACGCCGTTTAAGCAAATACACCCTGTTAATACATGGGTTGGGGCAGTCGTTGGTGCCATTCCACCACTTCTGGG ggTGAATTCCTCCGAGCGAACGAGCCTTGGCTCGGTTGGTTGGGCAAGCTTGGTGGAGCGCCCACCACCATCGTTCGAGCCCTGCTCAGCGCTTTCTCATGGGGATTTATTCCTAGTTTTCTTTGCAGCCTCCAGCGCGGATGCTCCACAATG TTACCCGCACATATATAAGGTGGAAGATCTCAAGCAGGTCGGCAACAAGAAAATGCATACTATCTGA